A single window of Sphingobacterium sp. ML3W DNA harbors:
- a CDS encoding 2Fe-2S iron-sulfur cluster-binding protein, which yields MAEEVKLKVIIDGIPVEVAPGTTILNAARQIGGDIVPPAMCYYSKLEGTGGKCRTCLVKVSKGSEKDPRPMPKLVASCRTTVMDGMEVENITSPDVVDARKAIVEMLLINHPLDCPVCDQAGECKLQDLGFEHGSAQTRYEFDRRTFERVDIGDKIQLHMNRCILCYRCVFVADQITDKRVHGIIGRGDHSEISTYIQNVVENDFSGNVIDVCPVGALTDRTFRFKNRVWFTKPVDAHRDCPTCSGKVTLWYKGADVIRVTARKDEYGEVEEFICNTCRYDKKETRDWKLEEPTPINDQSVIASNHYTRFNPPAVIELDPVLQEQNLEQLARTEKLK from the coding sequence ATGGCAGAAGAGGTAAAATTAAAAGTTATTATAGATGGTATTCCTGTTGAAGTAGCACCAGGGACAACAATTTTGAATGCGGCACGCCAAATTGGTGGGGACATTGTTCCTCCAGCCATGTGTTACTACTCTAAATTGGAGGGTACAGGAGGTAAATGCCGTACTTGCTTAGTCAAAGTGTCAAAGGGATCTGAAAAAGACCCTCGTCCTATGCCCAAATTGGTGGCATCCTGTCGAACAACTGTTATGGATGGGATGGAAGTCGAGAATATTACTTCCCCTGATGTTGTGGATGCACGTAAGGCTATTGTCGAGATGTTGCTCATCAACCATCCATTGGATTGTCCCGTGTGTGATCAAGCTGGAGAATGTAAGTTGCAAGATTTAGGTTTTGAGCATGGTTCTGCCCAGACCCGTTATGAGTTTGATAGAAGAACGTTTGAACGGGTCGATATCGGAGATAAAATACAGTTGCATATGAACCGCTGTATTTTATGTTATCGTTGTGTATTTGTCGCCGATCAGATTACAGACAAACGTGTACACGGTATTATTGGACGTGGAGATCATTCCGAAATTTCGACCTATATCCAGAATGTAGTTGAGAATGACTTCTCGGGGAATGTAATTGACGTATGTCCAGTGGGGGCGTTGACGGATAGAACTTTCCGCTTTAAGAATCGGGTTTGGTTTACAAAACCCGTTGATGCACATCGTGATTGTCCTACTTGTTCGGGCAAAGTGACCCTATGGTATAAAGGGGCAGATGTGATACGGGTGACTGCACGTAAAGATGAGTATGGAGAGGTTGAGGAGTTTATCTGTAATACCTGCCGCTATGATAAAAAGGAAACCCGAGATTGGAAATTGGAAGAACCAACTCCAATCAACGACCAATCCGTTATTGCATCCAATCATTACACACGCTTTAATCCACCAGCTGTTATCGAACTCGATCCCGTATTGCAGGAACAAAATTTAGAACAATTGGCTAGAACAGAAAAATTGAAATAA
- a CDS encoding NuoM family protein has translation MDNLFLLILTPIIGALFLLFVCQHAIAKKAALILSLITLGLTVPFICQFDASGDFNYEQSYPWIAALGVNFHIGIDGISLPLLVLTNVLVPLIVLTTFRKPFKGNFYALMFFMQSGLMLVFSALDAFTFYVGWEVALIPIYFICALWGDGDRIRVNLKFFIYTFLGSLLMLVAILYLHQQVATNDFEWHSFVSLDLDAVTQRWIFWAFFIAFAIKIPIFPFHTWQPNTYTHAPAAGTMLLAGIMLKMGVYGLMRWLLPVVPEAAASYGQLVMILCVFAVVYASIIAIQQQDTKRVIAYSSIAHVGLISAGVFAWNITGLSGAMMQMVNHGISVVGLFFVLDIIQDRTGSRDLRNLGGIAKKAPRLALVFLIIIMGAIGLPLTNGFIGEFLLLKGIYEYGVWYAVFGGLTLILAAVYMLRLYQKTMLGTTSERTENFSDIAGVELYTLVIISALIIYLGIFPNSLLHISSASVSILATFLGR, from the coding sequence ATGGATAACCTATTTTTACTTATTTTAACTCCTATTATTGGTGCTTTATTTTTACTATTTGTATGTCAACATGCAATAGCAAAAAAAGCAGCACTGATTTTGTCTTTGATCACGTTGGGTCTGACAGTTCCTTTTATTTGTCAATTCGATGCTTCAGGTGACTTTAATTATGAGCAGTCATATCCATGGATTGCTGCTTTAGGTGTAAATTTTCATATTGGAATCGACGGGATTAGTTTACCATTATTGGTGTTGACCAATGTTTTGGTTCCACTCATTGTACTGACGACTTTTAGAAAACCCTTTAAGGGTAATTTTTATGCACTGATGTTTTTCATGCAAAGTGGGTTGATGTTGGTTTTTTCAGCGCTGGACGCCTTTACATTTTATGTTGGTTGGGAGGTTGCTTTGATTCCGATTTATTTTATATGCGCATTATGGGGCGATGGAGATCGCATCCGCGTCAACTTAAAATTTTTCATCTACACATTTCTCGGTAGCTTACTTATGCTGGTCGCCATTTTATACCTGCACCAGCAGGTCGCGACCAATGATTTTGAATGGCACTCATTTGTTTCACTCGATTTGGATGCGGTTACACAACGTTGGATATTTTGGGCCTTTTTTATTGCTTTTGCTATTAAGATACCTATTTTTCCTTTTCATACGTGGCAGCCTAATACCTATACGCATGCACCAGCAGCAGGAACGATGCTACTAGCCGGTATTATGCTGAAGATGGGCGTATATGGTTTGATGCGTTGGCTTTTGCCAGTGGTGCCAGAGGCCGCCGCTAGCTACGGTCAATTGGTTATGATTTTGTGTGTCTTCGCAGTAGTTTATGCATCCATCATCGCCATTCAACAGCAAGATACCAAACGCGTTATCGCTTACTCTTCAATTGCTCACGTTGGGTTGATCAGTGCCGGAGTTTTTGCATGGAATATCACAGGCCTGAGTGGTGCTATGATGCAGATGGTGAACCATGGTATATCTGTTGTCGGATTATTTTTTGTGCTCGATATCATTCAGGACCGAACAGGCTCACGAGACTTAAGGAATTTGGGCGGCATCGCTAAAAAGGCGCCACGCTTAGCCCTAGTTTTTTTAATCATTATCATGGGCGCCATTGGTCTGCCATTGACAAATGGGTTTATTGGCGAATTTTTATTGCTCAAAGGAATTTACGAATATGGTGTTTGGTATGCTGTTTTTGGTGGCTTGACACTTATTTTAGCGGCAGTATATATGCTCCGATTATATCAAAAAACCATGTTGGGAACTACTTCAGAGCGTACAGAAAACTTCAGTGATATTGCGGGAGTCGAACTGTATACCTTAGTGATTATCTCGGCATTAATTATTTATTTAGGAATTTTTCCAAACAGCTTATTGCATATTTCTTCAGCGTCCGTGTCCATCTTGGCTACGTTCTTAGGAAGATAA
- a CDS encoding NuoI/complex I 23 kDa subunit family protein, protein MQPLSNRKKVLDQKPMNFMERIYFPAIIKGLSITLRHFFKKIPTIKYPEEQRPYSKNFRGQHSLKRDEEGRERCTACGLCALSCPAEAITMIAAERTNEEKHLYREEKYAAVYEINMLRCIFCGLCEEACPKEAIYLDGPHVTADYLRKDFIYGKDKLVEPKFDITKLNS, encoded by the coding sequence ATGCAACCATTAAGTAATAGAAAAAAAGTATTAGACCAAAAACCGATGAACTTTATGGAGCGGATTTATTTTCCTGCTATCATAAAAGGTTTATCGATTACTTTGAGACATTTTTTTAAGAAAATACCGACCATTAAATATCCGGAGGAGCAGCGACCATATTCTAAGAATTTTAGAGGGCAACATTCGTTGAAGCGTGATGAAGAGGGACGAGAGCGTTGCACAGCCTGTGGGTTATGTGCGTTATCCTGCCCTGCAGAAGCCATCACGATGATAGCTGCAGAACGTACAAATGAAGAGAAGCATTTGTACCGAGAGGAAAAGTATGCAGCAGTATATGAAATCAATATGCTCCGTTGCATCTTTTGTGGCTTATGTGAAGAAGCCTGTCCTAAAGAAGCCATTTATTTGGACGGCCCACATGTGACGGCCGATTATCTCCGTAAAGATTTTATTTACGGGAAAGATAAATTGGTAGAACCAAAATTTGATATTACAAAATTGAATAGTTAA
- a CDS encoding NADH-quinone oxidoreductase subunit N, whose protein sequence is MGAIITLSILALLVLYLGLFKANKALLPVSIVGLLVVVGLLVRDWTVEANPLYNGMILFDHYAIAFSVLCTVVTILVLVLSKGYFTSSSDHVAEYYTLLLFSLLGAVLVNSYHNLALLFLGIEIMSVALYILVGIRKKDLASNEAALKYFIMGAFSTGFLLFGITLLYGASGSFDLEEIKHYVVDHPDQVSPLFYGGVLLMMIGLIFKVGAAPFHFWTADVYDGAPILITSFMSTVVKIASFAGLLRLFTFSLLPLQDFWTPIFLGVVVLTLFIGNLSALMQSSFKRMLVYSSISHAGYLLFAVVAAGPDSANAVFVYGAAYSLATLTAFAGLILVKRTIGSDHFESFNGLAKKNPYLAAVMTIAMLSLAGIPLTAGFIGKFMMFSAVMEQYHIVLLLIAVLNAAIAVYYYLKVVVAMYFRTGEDKPVAINGNYVFLFVVTTVLTILIGVYPNCLMQLI, encoded by the coding sequence ATGGGGGCGATTATTACATTATCAATATTAGCATTATTGGTACTTTATTTAGGATTATTTAAAGCAAACAAAGCATTATTACCGGTGTCTATAGTGGGTTTACTCGTTGTGGTAGGCTTATTGGTCCGAGATTGGACAGTTGAAGCAAACCCTTTGTATAACGGGATGATCTTATTCGATCATTACGCAATAGCTTTTTCGGTACTCTGTACCGTTGTAACCATACTCGTTCTAGTACTTTCAAAGGGGTATTTCACTTCTTCTAGCGATCATGTGGCCGAATATTATACGTTATTATTATTCTCTTTACTAGGAGCAGTCCTAGTCAATAGTTATCATAACCTAGCCCTGCTGTTTTTAGGGATAGAGATTATGTCTGTTGCACTTTATATTCTAGTAGGCATACGTAAAAAAGATCTTGCGTCCAATGAGGCTGCTCTGAAATACTTCATTATGGGCGCCTTTTCTACCGGTTTTTTACTTTTTGGTATCACCTTATTATACGGTGCATCTGGATCATTTGACCTTGAAGAAATCAAACATTATGTCGTCGATCATCCAGATCAAGTATCCCCCTTGTTCTATGGCGGTGTACTTTTGATGATGATCGGTCTGATATTCAAAGTAGGTGCTGCTCCTTTCCATTTCTGGACTGCGGACGTTTATGACGGTGCCCCTATCTTGATTACGAGCTTTATGAGTACTGTTGTTAAAATAGCCTCCTTTGCGGGATTATTGAGGTTGTTTACCTTTTCACTTTTACCTTTACAAGATTTCTGGACACCGATTTTCTTGGGCGTTGTCGTATTGACCTTATTTATTGGTAATCTTTCAGCCTTAATGCAATCATCTTTTAAGCGTATGTTGGTTTATTCCAGTATTTCGCATGCTGGTTACCTATTATTTGCAGTTGTTGCTGCAGGTCCGGATTCAGCAAATGCTGTTTTCGTTTATGGTGCAGCCTATTCATTGGCAACATTAACGGCTTTTGCAGGACTGATTCTAGTGAAAAGGACAATTGGTTCAGATCATTTCGAATCATTCAATGGACTGGCGAAAAAGAACCCCTATTTAGCAGCTGTAATGACCATAGCGATGCTTTCTTTAGCAGGGATTCCCTTGACAGCTGGTTTTATTGGTAAATTCATGATGTTCAGTGCTGTGATGGAGCAGTATCATATTGTACTGTTGCTGATTGCTGTCTTAAATGCAGCAATTGCCGTATATTATTATTTAAAGGTTGTTGTCGCGATGTACTTCAGGACTGGCGAAGATAAGCCGGTCGCTATAAACGGCAATTATGTTTTTCTCTTTGTTGTAACCACCGTTCTGACCATTTTAATTGGTGTCTACCCAAATTGCCTGATGCAGTTAATTTAG
- the nuoH gene encoding NADH-quinone oxidoreductase subunit NuoH: MEWSFVIEKFALVTLVFVITLVIAMYSTLAERKIAGFMQDRYGPDRAGIFGLLQPLCDGGKFFFKEEIIPAGAHKTLFILGPTIAIITACVSSAVIPWGQSLTIGDRVISLQVADVNVGILYMFGVIALGVYGIMLGGWASNNKFSLMGAIRAASQSISYEIAMGLSIIALLMITGSLSLKEIVAQQSGFVNWNIWYQPLGFIIFMVCAFAECNRVPFDLPECETELVGGYHTEYSSMKLGLYMFSEYINMFVSSALMASLYFGGYNFPFMNDLGLSENWITILGVLAFFIKIFAFIFFFMWVRWTLPRFRYDQLMNLGWKMLIPLAIANIVLTGIITLIKDTYFS, translated from the coding sequence ATGGAGTGGTCATTTGTCATAGAAAAATTCGCCCTAGTAACCCTAGTTTTTGTGATCACACTAGTGATTGCCATGTACTCTACTTTGGCGGAACGTAAGATAGCTGGTTTTATGCAAGATCGTTATGGTCCAGATCGTGCGGGTATTTTCGGATTATTACAACCATTATGTGATGGAGGTAAGTTTTTCTTTAAAGAAGAGATTATTCCAGCAGGAGCACATAAAACATTATTTATTCTAGGACCGACAATAGCGATTATCACGGCCTGTGTTAGTTCTGCAGTGATTCCTTGGGGACAATCGTTGACCATTGGCGATCGTGTCATATCGTTGCAAGTTGCAGATGTGAATGTGGGTATCCTGTACATGTTTGGTGTTATAGCGCTGGGCGTATACGGCATCATGTTGGGGGGATGGGCGTCGAATAATAAATTCTCCCTAATGGGTGCTATTCGTGCTGCATCACAGAGTATCAGCTATGAAATTGCCATGGGTTTATCGATTATCGCATTATTAATGATCACCGGGTCTCTTTCATTGAAAGAGATTGTCGCGCAACAGTCTGGTTTTGTGAATTGGAATATTTGGTATCAGCCATTGGGTTTTATCATCTTTATGGTATGTGCCTTCGCAGAGTGTAACCGTGTTCCTTTTGACTTGCCTGAATGTGAGACTGAATTAGTCGGGGGCTATCATACCGAATATTCGTCTATGAAATTGGGACTCTACATGTTTTCCGAATATATCAATATGTTCGTCTCCTCAGCGTTAATGGCGTCTCTATATTTTGGAGGGTATAATTTTCCTTTTATGAATGACTTAGGTCTTTCGGAAAATTGGATTACGATATTAGGAGTATTGGCCTTCTTTATTAAAATATTTGCTTTTATCTTCTTCTTTATGTGGGTACGTTGGACTTTACCGCGTTTCCGTTATGATCAGTTGATGAATCTAGGGTGGAAGATGTTGATCCCCTTAGCTATCGCGAATATTGTTTTGACAGGAATTATTACATTGATTAAGGATACATATTTTTCATAG
- the nuoK gene encoding NADH-quinone oxidoreductase subunit NuoK: METAIQQLQGVPINHYLIFCSLIFVIGVVGVLIRRNVIIMMMSIELMLNAVNLLLAAFSVQHGDASGQVFVFFIMALAAAEVAVGLAIIIMVYRNTKSVDIDSLHKLRW, encoded by the coding sequence ATGGAAACAGCAATTCAACAATTACAAGGTGTTCCTATAAATCATTATCTGATTTTTTGCAGCCTAATTTTCGTCATTGGTGTGGTCGGAGTACTTATTCGTCGTAACGTCATCATCATGATGATGTCGATAGAATTGATGCTGAATGCCGTTAATTTACTTTTAGCTGCATTTTCAGTACAACATGGAGATGCTTCAGGGCAGGTCTTCGTATTCTTTATTATGGCTTTAGCAGCAGCAGAAGTGGCGGTGGGCTTGGCTATTATTATTATGGTATATCGAAATACGAAGTCAGTAGATATTGATTCTCTTCATAAACTTCGATGGTAA
- a CDS encoding NADH-quinone oxidoreductase subunit J produces the protein MTVFYLVAFLSLFFALMTIFTKNPVHSVLYLVITFFTFTIHYILLNAQFLAVVNFIVYMGAIMVLFLFVLMLLNLNKDTEPMKSKLVKMMGVIAGCCMVVVFFGAFRVFEISSPLVAKNPDIGLVKNLGKVLFKEFLLPFELSSILLLTAMIGAVLLAKKETRKV, from the coding sequence ATGACTGTTTTTTATTTAGTTGCCTTTCTATCGCTATTTTTCGCGCTGATGACCATCTTCACGAAAAATCCTGTGCACAGCGTTTTATACCTTGTAATTACATTTTTCACGTTTACCATTCACTATATTCTATTAAATGCCCAGTTCTTAGCAGTTGTCAATTTCATCGTCTATATGGGAGCCATCATGGTCCTCTTCTTATTTGTATTGATGCTTTTGAATCTCAATAAGGACACCGAACCGATGAAATCAAAATTGGTGAAAATGATGGGTGTGATAGCAGGTTGTTGTATGGTAGTCGTTTTTTTTGGAGCCTTTCGTGTATTTGAAATATCAAGTCCCTTGGTCGCCAAAAATCCAGATATTGGGTTAGTGAAAAATTTGGGAAAGGTATTATTTAAAGAGTTTTTGCTCCCGTTTGAATTGTCTTCAATTCTATTATTAACGGCGATGATTGGAGCAGTTTTATTAGCGAAAAAAGAAACAAGAAAAGTATAA
- a CDS encoding DUF5686 family protein, which translates to MPIITTIKRLFIIAVVLGILTSLGFAQRNIKGQVIDGHTGKGIPLTSISWSGNTAGTSADTLGNFNLFLRLEFDQLVFRAVGYEAKIVDLNVTKDSVLNILLFAKNTHIGEVLVERKSKKYKDPALALIEKVIAHKDANHISRLKQIQYEEYEKSQFGTIDLKVKTNKLPSKLRFLFENKDTLSIPGSSILPFYLEENVSEVYSTFKPSRKKKIIIGHQVTELNKRYINNANIQSYFQDQFRDIDLYENNIQLISKTFLSPIAGNAPTYYKYTIKDTIVHQGLRFIELGFEAKSKMDVLFKGSLWVSDDDRYAVYHADMQLGEEANINWVNAINVGLEFEKHPAGQMLPKRANLQILFGTTKGNALYGKKETYFSKYKDDPIDDVIFAGIPIEKRYLENKDSIIWDKVRVVPLTKTEANTYTNIDSLSDMKSINRLMAVGYFLAKSYYNVGKFEFGPLEYTYSFNEIEGSRIRLGGRTTELLSDKFFLEGYAAYGTKDQELKYYLNVAHTLNGKSIVQFPAHYLSATIQHDVMEPGRGLSYLKGDGFFQSFRKNKPTKWLRNDIFKLEHLIEFGNHVSISTAITRHERATAGTLSFVTGGISPDTLAGINTNDIQIKLRWAPGEQFYYRNLERTPIRNKFPILSLQYNKGLDGFWSANQRYDALRVKIFKRILMSPAGTADVELSAGKLWGTLYYPILEMPDIQADKSGPLQNFDLISNMEFVADRFIKFAYYHHWDGYIFNRIPLLQRLKWREVTGFKFYYGKLSDHNNPNINTDLIQFDRDDEGLDKTRVMGNQPYMEGIVGIDNIFKIFRVEYKRRLTYLNYPNVSRDTYGVSLHLNF; encoded by the coding sequence ATGCCGATTATAACTACAATAAAAAGACTATTTATTATTGCTGTTGTGCTGGGTATTTTAACAAGCCTAGGTTTTGCACAACGAAATATAAAAGGTCAAGTGATCGATGGTCATACGGGTAAAGGAATTCCTTTAACCAGTATTTCGTGGAGTGGTAATACGGCTGGAACTTCGGCCGATACATTAGGGAATTTTAATCTCTTCTTGCGATTAGAGTTTGATCAGCTTGTTTTTCGAGCAGTCGGATATGAAGCAAAAATAGTAGATCTAAATGTCACCAAAGATTCCGTTCTGAATATTTTACTTTTTGCGAAGAATACTCATATTGGAGAAGTTCTTGTGGAGCGTAAGAGTAAGAAATATAAAGATCCTGCGCTTGCGTTGATCGAAAAGGTAATCGCACATAAGGATGCGAATCATATTTCTAGATTAAAGCAGATCCAATACGAAGAATATGAAAAATCACAGTTTGGAACCATAGATTTAAAAGTAAAGACGAATAAGTTACCAAGTAAGTTGCGGTTCTTATTTGAGAATAAAGATACCTTAAGCATACCCGGGAGCTCCATTCTACCCTTTTATCTAGAAGAAAATGTATCAGAGGTATATTCTACATTCAAGCCTTCCCGCAAGAAAAAAATAATTATAGGGCATCAGGTAACGGAGCTGAACAAGCGCTATATTAACAATGCCAATATCCAGAGCTATTTTCAAGATCAATTTCGAGATATTGATCTTTATGAGAATAATATTCAGCTCATTAGTAAAACCTTTTTAAGCCCCATTGCAGGCAATGCACCTACCTATTATAAGTATACAATTAAAGACACCATAGTACATCAAGGATTACGTTTTATCGAGTTGGGATTTGAAGCAAAATCAAAAATGGATGTACTTTTTAAGGGGTCACTATGGGTTTCCGATGATGATCGCTATGCCGTCTACCATGCCGATATGCAACTCGGAGAAGAAGCAAATATCAATTGGGTGAATGCCATCAATGTCGGCTTAGAATTTGAGAAGCACCCAGCGGGGCAGATGTTGCCTAAACGAGCCAATCTCCAGATTTTGTTCGGTACTACTAAAGGGAATGCATTATATGGAAAGAAAGAGACCTATTTTTCGAAATACAAAGATGACCCTATTGATGACGTCATTTTTGCGGGTATTCCAATTGAGAAGCGCTACCTTGAAAATAAAGATTCCATTATATGGGATAAAGTAAGGGTCGTTCCGTTGACAAAAACCGAGGCTAATACCTATACCAATATTGATTCATTATCGGATATGAAGTCCATTAATCGCTTAATGGCAGTAGGTTATTTTTTAGCAAAAAGTTATTACAATGTGGGCAAATTTGAATTTGGACCATTAGAGTATACCTATAGTTTTAATGAGATAGAAGGAAGTAGGATTCGGTTAGGTGGACGTACAACAGAACTGTTATCGGATAAGTTTTTTTTAGAAGGCTATGCCGCATACGGTACCAAAGATCAAGAGTTAAAGTACTATTTGAATGTTGCCCATACCCTAAATGGAAAATCAATTGTCCAGTTTCCTGCGCATTACCTTTCGGCAACAATACAGCATGATGTTATGGAACCAGGGCGTGGCTTAAGCTATTTGAAAGGAGATGGCTTTTTTCAATCGTTCCGAAAAAATAAACCCACGAAATGGTTAAGAAATGATATTTTTAAACTCGAGCACCTGATCGAGTTCGGCAATCACGTTAGCATTAGCACAGCCATTACGCGACATGAGCGAGCAACAGCAGGCACCCTTTCATTTGTCACAGGGGGTATTTCACCAGATACGCTTGCCGGTATTAATACCAACGATATTCAGATTAAGTTGAGATGGGCTCCAGGAGAGCAATTCTACTACCGCAACTTAGAACGAACCCCGATAAGAAACAAGTTTCCAATTCTATCTTTGCAGTATAATAAAGGTTTAGATGGTTTTTGGAGTGCTAATCAACGTTATGATGCATTACGGGTCAAAATTTTTAAACGCATATTGATGTCGCCAGCTGGAACTGCAGATGTGGAATTAAGTGCGGGTAAGCTTTGGGGAACACTTTATTACCCTATATTAGAAATGCCCGATATACAAGCGGATAAGTCAGGGCCATTGCAAAATTTTGATTTAATATCAAATATGGAGTTTGTGGCCGATCGTTTTATCAAATTTGCCTACTATCACCATTGGGATGGCTATATATTTAATCGAATACCTTTATTACAGCGCTTGAAATGGCGGGAGGTAACTGGATTTAAATTTTATTATGGAAAATTGAGTGATCATAATAACCCAAATATCAATACCGACCTCATTCAGTTTGATCGTGATGATGAAGGATTGGATAAAACCCGCGTAATGGGTAATCAACCTTACATGGAGGGTATCGTAGGGATTGATAATATTTTTAAAATATTTAGAGTTGAATATAAAAGACGGTTAACCTATCTGAATTACCCTAACGTATCCCGAGATACGTACGGAGTATCTCTTCATTTAAATTTTTAG
- the nuoL gene encoding NADH-quinone oxidoreductase subunit L: MRDLIWLIPLLPLIGFLINGLGRQLLSKSLVGFIGSATVFVSFLLSCSIFAAIYQARALGETGVITQHIFDWIKIGSLEVSLSFLVDPLSAIMLLVVTGIGFLIHIYSIGYMQQDAGFAKYFAYLNLFIFFMLLLVMGSNYLVMFIGWEGVGLCSYLLIGFWYKNSDYGAAAKKAFVMNRIGDLGFLLAVFFIFSAFGSLEFATVFQSAKNFPVGDVTILTITLLLFVAATGKSAQIPLFTWLPDAMAGPTPVSALIHAATMVTAGIYMIARSNILFILSPLTLQIIAVIGVCTALFAAATALTQNDIKKVLAYSTVSQLGYMFLGLGVGAFTGAFFHVLTHAFFKALLFLGAGSVIHGMSNEQDMRKMGGLKKALPITYITMMIGTIAISGIPPFSGFFSKDEILAHAFAANPIYWVLGFIGALMTSFYMFRLIYLTFFGTFRGSEEQKQHVHESPTSMTLPLIVLAVLSIFGGVLNLPEALGGNAWLANFLSPVFVDGANLQHAHTITHSTEYMLMGVSIVGVLVMAFVAYNKYVRQAVVPEHDQVERTGLAKLSYHKFYVDEIYDRLLVKPINRLSVFFARVVDDLGIDGLVNGIGKSSFMTGKGVRLLQSGNVGFYLLLMVVGAIAIFIYGLLSF; encoded by the coding sequence ATGCGTGATTTAATTTGGTTAATTCCTTTATTACCCTTGATTGGTTTCCTGATCAATGGGCTTGGTCGACAATTGCTTTCAAAAAGTTTGGTAGGTTTTATCGGTAGTGCTACCGTATTTGTTTCCTTTCTGTTGAGTTGTAGTATTTTTGCAGCTATCTATCAGGCACGAGCCCTAGGGGAAACAGGTGTGATAACGCAACATATCTTCGATTGGATTAAAATCGGAAGTTTAGAGGTTTCACTTTCCTTTCTGGTGGATCCTTTAAGTGCGATTATGTTACTTGTTGTGACAGGCATAGGCTTTTTAATCCATATTTATTCCATTGGATATATGCAGCAAGATGCAGGTTTCGCAAAATATTTTGCTTACCTGAATCTCTTCATCTTTTTCATGTTGCTACTCGTGATGGGGTCCAATTACTTGGTCATGTTTATCGGCTGGGAAGGTGTAGGACTTTGTTCTTACTTACTTATTGGTTTTTGGTATAAAAACAGTGATTATGGCGCAGCGGCTAAGAAGGCTTTCGTGATGAATCGTATTGGAGATTTGGGTTTTCTACTCGCAGTCTTCTTTATATTTAGTGCTTTTGGTTCTTTAGAATTTGCTACGGTATTTCAATCAGCCAAGAACTTTCCGGTAGGTGATGTGACCATATTAACGATTACACTCTTACTTTTTGTAGCAGCCACCGGTAAGTCTGCCCAGATTCCATTGTTTACATGGCTACCAGATGCCATGGCTGGACCAACACCCGTTTCAGCATTGATCCATGCGGCAACCATGGTAACTGCAGGAATTTACATGATTGCGCGTTCTAATATTTTATTCATACTTTCTCCTTTGACACTCCAGATAATCGCGGTAATAGGTGTCTGCACAGCATTGTTTGCTGCTGCTACAGCATTGACACAGAATGATATCAAGAAGGTCTTAGCCTATTCAACGGTTTCCCAGTTAGGGTATATGTTTTTAGGATTAGGAGTAGGTGCATTCACAGGAGCATTTTTTCATGTATTGACACACGCATTTTTTAAAGCTTTATTATTCTTAGGTGCGGGATCCGTTATCCATGGTATGAGCAATGAGCAGGATATGCGAAAAATGGGCGGTTTAAAAAAAGCTTTGCCTATTACCTATATAACGATGATGATTGGCACCATCGCCATTTCCGGAATCCCACCTTTTTCGGGCTTTTTCTCTAAAGATGAAATTTTAGCACATGCTTTTGCTGCAAATCCGATTTATTGGGTTTTGGGGTTCATAGGAGCTTTGATGACTTCTTTCTATATGTTCAGATTGATTTATTTGACTTTCTTTGGCACGTTTAGAGGAAGTGAAGAACAAAAGCAGCATGTACACGAATCTCCAACCTCCATGACCCTTCCTTTGATTGTATTGGCCGTGTTGTCTATTTTCGGTGGTGTACTCAATCTTCCTGAAGCTTTGGGAGGTAATGCCTGGTTGGCAAACTTCCTGTCGCCCGTGTTTGTTGACGGTGCAAATCTACAGCACGCACATACGATTACACATAGTACCGAGTACATGTTGATGGGAGTGTCTATCGTTGGCGTTTTGGTTATGGCATTTGTCGCGTACAATAAATATGTAAGGCAGGCCGTCGTACCAGAACATGATCAAGTTGAAAGAACTGGTCTAGCTAAGCTTTCTTATCATAAATTTTATGTCGATGAAATCTATGATCGATTGCTCGTAAAACCAATCAATAGGTTATCGGTATTTTTCGCAAGAGTTGTCGATGATTTAGGGATTGATGGTTTGGTCAACGGGATTGGCAAATCGTCCTTTATGACAGGAAAAGGAGTTCGTCTTTTACAAAGTGGAAATGTTGGTTTCTATCTTTTACTGATGGTCGTTGGAGCGATTGCCATCTTTATATACGGTTTATTGAGTTTTTAA